One window of the Triticum dicoccoides isolate Atlit2015 ecotype Zavitan chromosome 3B, WEW_v2.0, whole genome shotgun sequence genome contains the following:
- the LOC119280850 gene encoding wall-associated receptor kinase 4-like, whose translation MATPLWQFHSRRRRLRLPTILLIVAAATDLFVLAASAAAEQQQMPVARPYCRDKCGNISIPYPFGIGPGCFIAQQFEVYCNDSTSPPRVFLVVAPRETYQLTGEAIISARDRFPYVFDELALPPSPIELVDISVERNEVRAYGAVSSYCRQSTTKHVLKLQLTSVGPAKTMWPLNLSKRNSLVGIGKNVEARLATRMYMDYPSSDPWLESTCTSIVEFSGFKSPTNGSCSGYGCCQVPFAAAVDDTPPVEFAVSFKPDNSTWVDWEEHPCSYGMVVESSWYNFSSLDLYGYEVLSRKFQRGVPFVIDFAIITEQNGSCPAEGQQPPLGYACASGNSFCTNATAFTDAGYFYVCKCKEHYEGNPYVNNGCQDIDECKNRDLYPCSSDGVCKNRLGGYDCPCKRGMKGDGKAGTCKDIVPLVAKVVMGATGFIFVMVILFLIILQKERTKTREFYKKNGGPILEKAKIIKLFKKEELKPIIKSDNFIGKGGFGEVYKGLLANELVAVKKPISGSVLETEQFANEVIIQSQVIHKNIVRLIGCCLEVDLPMLVYEFLSKGSLEDILHSDNKVPVNLDLRLRIAAESADGLAYMHSKTTTKILHGDVKPANILLDDNFVPKISDFGISRLIPRDKQHTLSIIGDRTYMDPVYLQMGLLTEKSDVYSFGVVILELISREKATYSDNNSLVQKFLEAHKKERKATEYFDKEIAVPRDLGLLDSLAEMAVECLSLDVDQRPTMTEVAERLLKLFRSREL comes from the exons ATGGCCACGCCTCTTTGGCAATTCCAttcccggcggcggcggctgaggcTGCCGACGATCCTACTCATCGTTGCCGCTGCGACTGACCTCTTCGTCctggctgcttctgctgctgcagaACAACAGCAAATGCCCGTCGCCCGCCCGTATTGCCGCGACAAGTGCGGCAATATCAGCATCCCCTACCCGTTCGGCATTGGGCCGGGCTGCTTCATTGCTCAGCAATTCGAGGTCTACTGCAACGACTCCACCAGTCCCCCTCGCGTCTTCCTTGTTGTCGCACCACGTGAGACATACCAGCTAACGGGCGAGGCCATCATATCGGCTCGTGACCGGTTCCCTTATGTGTTCGACGAATTGGCGTTACCGCCGTCGCCGATCGAGCTGGTTGACATATCGGTCGAGCGGAATGAGGTCCGGGCATATGGCGCCGTCTCATCTTACTGCCGTCAATCCACCACCAAGCATGTGCTCAAGCTTCAGCTTACTTCTGTGGGGCCTGCCAAGACCATGTGGCCGCTCAACTTGTCGAAGCGCAACTCTCTCGTTGGCATCGGCAAGAATGTCGAAGCTAGGTTGGCAACCCGCATGTACATGGACTACCCAAGCTCGGATCCATGGCTAGAGTCAACCTGCACTTCAATCGTCGAATTCAGTGGTTTCAAGTCACCCACAAACGGGTCGTGCTCCGGGTATGGCTGCTGTCAGGTCCCCTTCGCGGCTGCAGTAGATGACACCCCACCGGTAGAATTTGCGGTGTCGTTCAAGCCCGATAACTCTACTTGGGTGGATTGGGAAGAACACCCGTGCTCCTACGGAATGGTGGTGGAGAGTTCATGGTACAACTTCTCTTCGCTGGACCTGTACGGCTATGAAGTGCTATCCAGGAAATTCCAAAGGGGCGTCCCCTTCGTCATCGATTTCGCCATCATAACCGAACAGAACGGTTCATGTCCGGCTGAAGGCCAGCAGCCACCTCTGGGCTACGCGTGCGCCAGCGGCAACAGCTTTTGTACCAACGCAACAGCCTTTACAGACGCTGGCTATTTTTATGTCTGCAAGTGCAAGGAGCATTACGAAGGCAACCCCTACGTCAACAATGGATGTCAAG ACATCGATGAGTGCAAGAACCGTGATTTGTATCCATGCTCAAGCGACGGGGTATGCAAGAACAGGCTTGGAGGCTATGACTGTCCATGCAAGCGCGGAATGAAGGGTGACGGCAAAGCAGGAACCTGCAAAGATATAGTCCCATTAGTCGCTAAAGTGGTCATGG GTGCAACAGGTTTTATTTTCGTCATGGTTATAttatttcttattattcttcaaaaagaGAGAACAAAGACAAGAGAGTTTTACAAAAAAAATGGTGGGCCTATATTAGAGAAGGCAAAGATAATAAAGCTTTTCAAAAAGGAAGAGCTCAAGCCTATTATAAAGAGTGACAATTTTATTGGAAAAGGTGGCTTCGGTGAAGTTTACAAGGGTCTTCTTGCTAATGAACTAGTTGCAGTCAAGAAGCCCATCAGTGGGAGTGTACTAGAGACTGAACAATTTGCAAACGAAGTCATCATCCAGTCTCAAGTCATACACAAGAATATTGTTAGGCTCATAGGTTGTTGTCTTGAAGTGGACCTTCCAATGCTAGTGTATGAGTTTCTCTCCAAAGGCAGTTTGGAAGACATTCTTCACAGTGACAACAAGGTGCCTGTCAACTTGGACCTACGTTTAAGAATTGCTGCAGAATCAGCAGATGGTCTAGCTTATATGCACTCAAAAACCACAACTAAAATCCTGCATGGTGATGTTAAACCAGCAAATATACTCTTGGATGACAATTTTGTGCCGAAGATATCAGATTTTGGCATATCGAGGTTGATTCCGAGAGATAAACAACATACCCTATCAATCATTGGTGACAGAACTTATATGGATCCAGTATATCTACAAATGGGGCTACTAACCGAAAAAAGTGATGTCTACAGTTTCGGAGTAGTTATCTTGGAGCTTATTAGCAGGGAGAAGGCCACATATTCCGACAATAATAGCCTCGTACAGAAGTTTCTTGAAGCTCACAAGAAAGAGAGGAAAGCAACTGAGTATTTTGACAAGGAAATTGCAGTACCAAGAGATTTAGGGCTTCTTGATAGTCTAGCAGAGATGGCTGTGGAATGCCTCAGCCTTGATGTGGATCAAAGACCAACAATGACAGAGGTAGCAGAGCGCCTCCTCAAACTGTTCCGATCTCGTGAGTTGTAA